AGTCCCGTGCGCGGGGCTTGAACCAGCACGGACATCTTGCCCGAATGCTTGTTCTCATACATGTTCTGGTGCGCAAGCGGTATGTCCTTGTATTCAAACACCTCGGACATCACGGGCTTGATCAGCCCCTTGTGAATCAACTCATTCGCCCTTATGCACTCAAGGGCGTTTGCAAAATGAGAGCCCAGAATTTTCTTCTGGTGCATCCACAGATAACGCACATCAAACATGCAGTCGTAACCCGTCGTCCCCGCGCAAATCACCACCCGCCCGAAACGGTTGCACACAAAAACACTGGTCGGGAAAGTCCCCTCTCCGGGATGCTCAAAAACCACATTGGGATTTTTCCTCTTGCCCATTATCTCCCAAATCGCCTTGCCGAACCTCTTGGTGTCCTCAAGCCGCTCCTTTTTGCGCTCCGGAGTCTCGCCGCTTGAATACATCAACTTGGGAAAATCCCGCCGGTTGATAGTCCCCTTCGCGCCGAGTTCCATGCACATCTTCGCCTTCTCTTCCGAAGAGACAACCGCAATCGCGTCCGCCCCCGCCATTTTGCACAGTTGAATGGCAAACACGCCGAGGCCCCCCGCGCCGCCCCAGATAAGGGCGAGTTCCCCCGGTTCAATCCGGCACTGGGAGATGAGCATCCTGTATGCCGTGAAGTAGCACAGCCCGTAAGACGCCGCCTCCTCCCACGTGAGAGCGGGCGGCTTTGAGAGAACCTGCTGCGCCTGAACGCAGGTGAACTGCGCGAATGAGCCGTTGGGGGTCTCATACCCCCATATCTGGTCTCCCGCGCTTACCATCGGGTCGTAGGTGATAAAATCCTCCGCCGTCTGCGTGCGGTTTCCGTGAGCCGGGTCTTCCACGTTGCAGTGGATGATCACCTCGTCCCCCGGTTTCCAGCTTTTCACATTTGAGCCGACCGCCCAGACGATTCCCGCCGCATCACTGCCCGCAATATGGAAATCCTG
The Candidatus Dadabacteria bacterium DNA segment above includes these coding regions:
- the ccrA gene encoding crotonyl-CoA carboxylase/reductase, which translates into the protein MAETFKLGTLPETGEMPDKMKAWVIRKERHGEPMQSFQEEEVAVPQPGPDEVLVLVMAAGVNFNGVWAGLGEPISVLDIHKQDFHIAGSDAAGIVWAVGSNVKSWKPGDEVIIHCNVEDPAHGNRTQTAEDFITYDPMVSAGDQIWGYETPNGSFAQFTCVQAQQVLSKPPALTWEEAASYGLCYFTAYRMLISQCRIEPGELALIWGGAGGLGVFAIQLCKMAGADAIAVVSSEEKAKMCMELGAKGTINRRDFPKLMYSSGETPERKKERLEDTKRFGKAIWEIMGKRKNPNVVFEHPGEGTFPTSVFVCNRFGRVVICAGTTGYDCMFDVRYLWMHQKKILGSHFANALECIRANELIHKGLIKPVMSEVFEYKDIPLAHQNMYENKHSGKMSVLVQAPRTGL